One part of the Malus sylvestris chromosome 2, drMalSylv7.2, whole genome shotgun sequence genome encodes these proteins:
- the LOC126613781 gene encoding peroxisome biogenesis protein 16-like isoform X2 has protein sequence MHVGSTEGYSFPYALCISALKDLETLVEVVSQQYFGDEKKWNFIAIMEATKVLVRLALFQNNGYKMLLHGGETPNEEMHVEGSTPQRNMGSFMKPGGQLGPGYLRNNHGQDPWNLEGRALSALTRFGENARMVSEPVWLRRVQHQQAIMEPPTPVVEKLTLSTLLSEKGLQGAFYIFGEALFITRPLIYVLFIRKYGIRSWIPWFLSLAVDVTGMGILSRITSSRGGTKERQFHLSVSEKNELKRRKLLWALYLMRDPFFSKYTRQKLESTEKVLEPVPIVGFLTGKLVELLIGAQTRYTYMSGS, from the exons ATGCATGTTGGCTCTACTGAGGGTTATTCTTTCCCATATGCATTGTGTATATCTGCACTAAAGGATTTGGAAACGTTGGTTGAAGTAGTGTCTCAACAGTATTTCGGTGAtgagaaaaaatggaatttcatTGCTATTATGGAAGCTACAAA GGTGCTAGTTAGGTTAGCTTTGTTCCAGAACAATGGATATAAGATGCTTCTGCATGGAGGAGAGACACCAAATGAAGAAATGCATGTTGAAGGTTCAACTCCTCAACGTAACATGGGTAGTTTTATGAAGCCTGGAGGGCAGCTTGGGCCTGGTTACTTAAGAAATAATCATGGACAGGACCCGTGGAATTTAGAAGGAAGAGCGCTATCTGCATTGACTAGGTTTGGAGAAAATGCTAGGATGGTTTCAGAACCAGTGTGGTTACGCAGGGTTCAACACCAGCAAGCAATTATGGAGCCTCCAA CTCCAGTGGTTGAGAAGTTGACCCTGTCCACCTTATTGTCCGAAAAAGGTCTTCAAGGGGCGTTTTATATCTTTGGGGAGGCTCTGTTTATAACTAGACCACTCATCTACGTTTTATTTATTCGAAAGTATGGAATTCGCTCATGGATTCCTTGGTTCCTTTCTCTGGCTGTTGACGTTACTGGGATGGGCATTCTTTCACGAATTAcatcatccaggggtggtacaAAAGAGCGGCAGTTTCATCTTTCTGTCTCTGAAAAGAATGAG CTTAAAAGACGAAAGTTGTTGTGGGCACTTTACCTTATGAGAGATCCATTTTTTAGCAAGTATACCAG GCAAAAACTCGAAAGCACCGAGAAAGTTTTGGAACCAGTACCTATTGTTGGGTTTCTTACAG GCAAACTTGTTGAGCTTCTAATAGGAGCTCAGACAAGGTATACTTACATGTCGGGATCATAA
- the LOC126613781 gene encoding peroxisome biogenesis protein 16-like isoform X1, with protein MEAYKKWVRENKDYVHSLESLANGFTWLVPERFSESEIGPEAVTTLLGIISAINEHIINTSPTSMHVGSTEGYSFPYALCISALKDLETLVEVVSQQYFGDEKKWNFIAIMEATKVLVRLALFQNNGYKMLLHGGETPNEEMHVEGSTPQRNMGSFMKPGGQLGPGYLRNNHGQDPWNLEGRALSALTRFGENARMVSEPVWLRRVQHQQAIMEPPTPVVEKLTLSTLLSEKGLQGAFYIFGEALFITRPLIYVLFIRKYGIRSWIPWFLSLAVDVTGMGILSRITSSRGGTKERQFHLSVSEKNELKRRKLLWALYLMRDPFFSKYTRQKLESTEKVLEPVPIVGFLTGKLVELLIGAQTRYTYMSGS; from the exons ATGGAGGCTTATAAGAAATGGGTTAGGGAGAACAAGGACTACGTGCACTCCTTGGAGTCTCTGGCAAAT GGATTCACGTGGCTTGTACCTGAACGGTTTTCTGAATCAGAGATAGGACCAGAAGCag TAACTACTCTGTTGGGAATAATAAGTGCTATCAATGAACATATAATCAACACATCTCCTACTTCAATGCATGTTGGCTCTACTGAGGGTTATTCTTTCCCATATGCATTGTGTATATCTGCACTAAAGGATTTGGAAACGTTGGTTGAAGTAGTGTCTCAACAGTATTTCGGTGAtgagaaaaaatggaatttcatTGCTATTATGGAAGCTACAAA GGTGCTAGTTAGGTTAGCTTTGTTCCAGAACAATGGATATAAGATGCTTCTGCATGGAGGAGAGACACCAAATGAAGAAATGCATGTTGAAGGTTCAACTCCTCAACGTAACATGGGTAGTTTTATGAAGCCTGGAGGGCAGCTTGGGCCTGGTTACTTAAGAAATAATCATGGACAGGACCCGTGGAATTTAGAAGGAAGAGCGCTATCTGCATTGACTAGGTTTGGAGAAAATGCTAGGATGGTTTCAGAACCAGTGTGGTTACGCAGGGTTCAACACCAGCAAGCAATTATGGAGCCTCCAA CTCCAGTGGTTGAGAAGTTGACCCTGTCCACCTTATTGTCCGAAAAAGGTCTTCAAGGGGCGTTTTATATCTTTGGGGAGGCTCTGTTTATAACTAGACCACTCATCTACGTTTTATTTATTCGAAAGTATGGAATTCGCTCATGGATTCCTTGGTTCCTTTCTCTGGCTGTTGACGTTACTGGGATGGGCATTCTTTCACGAATTAcatcatccaggggtggtacaAAAGAGCGGCAGTTTCATCTTTCTGTCTCTGAAAAGAATGAG CTTAAAAGACGAAAGTTGTTGTGGGCACTTTACCTTATGAGAGATCCATTTTTTAGCAAGTATACCAG GCAAAAACTCGAAAGCACCGAGAAAGTTTTGGAACCAGTACCTATTGTTGGGTTTCTTACAG GCAAACTTGTTGAGCTTCTAATAGGAGCTCAGACAAGGTATACTTACATGTCGGGATCATAA